From a single Streptomyces sp. NBC_00377 genomic region:
- a CDS encoding NtaA/DmoA family FMN-dependent monooxygenase (This protein belongs to a clade of FMN-dependent monooxygenases, within a broader family of flavin-dependent oxidoreductases, the luciferase-like monooxygenase (LMM) family, some of whose members use coenzyme F420 rather than FMN.), with protein sequence MSARQPGGPRPPGRRLHLAALFPGAGDTTVWADPDAKSQIEFSSFERFARTAERGLFDFLFLAEGLRLREHRGRIHDLDVAGRPESLTVLNALAGVTEHLGLAATVDAAFNEPFELARRLATLDHLSGGRAAWNVVTSADALTGENFRRGGYLDHADRYDRAAEFVATARKLWGSWTPDGVPRPFAHRGRHFDIAGEFTLPRSPQGHPVVIQAGDCGEGREAAAATADIVLTRHGTLEAGRALYADVKGRLAKYGRGPGDLRVMPGVTVVLGETAAEAQERAATIRRQQISPQNAVLALEQIWGLDLSGYDPDGPLPEIDPVAGSGLTRGRTRRGDAVATARRLRALAKEKGLSLRQTVIETSARQSFVGTPEAVAAGLEEFVREDAADGFVLEPHLAPGGLDGFVDRVVPLLQERGVFRTEYEGSTLRSHLGLPDPVAP encoded by the coding sequence ATGAGCGCCCGGCAACCCGGCGGTCCGCGGCCGCCCGGCAGACGCCTGCACCTGGCCGCACTCTTCCCCGGCGCCGGCGACACCACGGTCTGGGCCGATCCCGACGCCAAGTCGCAGATCGAGTTCTCCTCCTTCGAGCGGTTCGCCCGGACCGCGGAACGCGGCCTGTTCGACTTCCTCTTCCTTGCGGAGGGGCTGCGGCTGCGCGAGCACAGGGGCCGTATCCACGACCTGGACGTGGCGGGACGGCCGGAGTCCCTCACCGTCCTGAACGCGCTCGCCGGGGTCACCGAGCACCTGGGGCTCGCCGCCACGGTCGACGCCGCCTTCAACGAGCCGTTCGAACTCGCCCGCAGACTGGCCACCCTCGACCACCTCAGCGGCGGCCGGGCGGCCTGGAACGTGGTGACCTCCGCGGACGCCCTCACCGGCGAGAACTTCCGCCGCGGTGGCTACCTCGACCACGCCGACCGGTACGACCGGGCCGCCGAGTTCGTCGCCACCGCGCGGAAGCTGTGGGGCTCCTGGACACCGGACGGGGTGCCCCGGCCGTTCGCTCACCGGGGCCGGCACTTCGACATCGCCGGGGAGTTCACCCTGCCGCGCTCGCCGCAGGGGCACCCGGTGGTGATCCAGGCGGGGGACTGCGGTGAGGGACGGGAGGCCGCCGCCGCCACCGCCGACATCGTCCTCACCCGGCACGGCACGCTGGAGGCCGGGCGGGCCCTCTACGCCGACGTCAAGGGGCGGCTGGCCAAGTACGGCCGCGGCCCCGGCGATCTGAGGGTCATGCCCGGCGTCACCGTCGTCCTCGGGGAGACCGCCGCCGAGGCGCAGGAACGGGCCGCCACGATCAGACGGCAGCAGATCTCCCCGCAGAACGCCGTCCTCGCCCTGGAGCAGATCTGGGGCCTCGACCTGTCGGGGTACGACCCCGACGGGCCGTTGCCCGAGATCGACCCGGTGGCAGGCTCGGGGCTCACGCGGGGCCGCACCCGGCGCGGGGACGCCGTCGCGACGGCGCGGAGGCTGCGGGCGCTGGCGAAAGAGAAGGGGCTGTCCCTCCGGCAGACCGTGATCGAGACGAGCGCCCGGCAGTCCTTCGTCGGCACGCCCGAGGCGGTCGCCGCCGGACTGGAGGAGTTCGTGCGCGAGGACGCCGCCGACGGCTTCGTCCTCGAACCGCATCTCGCGCCCGGCGGCCTCGACGGGTTCGTCGACCGGGTGGTGCCACTGCTCCAGGAGCGCGGCGTGTTCCGTACGGAGTACGAGGGAAGCACCCTGCGCTCACACCTCGGGTTGCCCGACCCCGTAGCCCCCTAG